A window from Mycobacterium saskatchewanense encodes these proteins:
- the mycP gene encoding type VII secretion-associated serine protease mycosin — translation MHRIFAIAVTLTLALLAAPPASAIAPPTIDPAAVPPDVTGPDQPLEQRRVCKAPLALPGNNFRDPPWANVYLGVGEAHRFATGLGITVAVIDTGVDPSPRVPAEPGGDFVVKDGDGLSDCDAHGTLTASIIAGRPALTDGFVGVAPDARLISVRQTSEAFEPKDNQANPNDPNATPAAGSVRSLARAVVHAANLGAGVINISEAACFKVRKQVDESALGAALDYAVNVKGAVVIAAAGNTGGDCTQNPPPDPAMPADPRGWLQVQTVVTPAWYAPLVLAVGGVGQNGAPSQFSMHGPWVGVAAPGEDIVALGPEGEPVDALVGKEGPVPIAGTSFAAAYVSGLAALLRQRFPALAPAQIVNRITATARHPGAGVDDAVGAGIVNAVAALTWDVPAGPATSPLNVNRIQPPLPAPRPDHGPIKAVAVGIAGFSVALALAALTGQALRRR, via the coding sequence GTGCACCGAATCTTCGCGATTGCGGTGACGCTCACGTTGGCATTGCTGGCCGCACCACCCGCTTCGGCGATCGCCCCGCCCACGATCGACCCGGCCGCGGTGCCTCCCGATGTGACTGGGCCCGACCAGCCCCTTGAACAGCGCCGCGTCTGCAAAGCGCCGTTGGCTCTGCCGGGGAACAACTTCCGCGATCCGCCCTGGGCCAACGTCTACCTGGGCGTCGGCGAGGCGCACAGATTCGCCACCGGTCTCGGTATCACGGTGGCCGTCATCGACACGGGTGTGGATCCCTCACCACGGGTCCCGGCCGAGCCGGGCGGCGACTTCGTCGTGAAGGACGGTGACGGGCTGTCCGACTGCGACGCCCACGGCACCCTCACCGCCTCCATCATCGCCGGCCGGCCCGCGCTCACGGACGGATTCGTCGGCGTCGCTCCGGACGCACGTCTGATCTCGGTGCGTCAGACGTCGGAAGCGTTCGAGCCCAAGGACAATCAGGCCAATCCGAACGACCCCAACGCCACCCCGGCGGCAGGGTCGGTACGCAGCCTGGCCCGCGCCGTGGTGCACGCCGCCAACTTGGGCGCCGGTGTCATCAACATCAGCGAGGCGGCTTGCTTCAAGGTCAGGAAGCAGGTCGACGAGTCCGCCCTGGGTGCCGCGCTCGACTACGCGGTCAACGTCAAGGGCGCGGTGGTCATCGCCGCCGCGGGCAACACCGGCGGCGACTGCACGCAAAACCCACCACCCGACCCCGCGATGCCCGCCGACCCGCGCGGTTGGCTGCAGGTGCAAACCGTCGTCACACCGGCGTGGTACGCGCCGCTGGTCCTCGCCGTCGGGGGCGTCGGACAGAACGGGGCGCCGAGCCAGTTCTCGATGCACGGACCGTGGGTGGGCGTTGCCGCGCCGGGCGAAGACATCGTCGCGCTCGGCCCCGAGGGCGAGCCGGTCGACGCGCTGGTCGGCAAGGAGGGCCCGGTCCCGATCGCCGGAACCTCCTTCGCCGCGGCGTACGTCTCAGGTCTGGCGGCGCTGCTGCGGCAGCGATTCCCCGCTCTCGCGCCGGCCCAGATCGTCAATAGGATCACCGCCACCGCGCGCCACCCCGGCGCTGGCGTCGACGACGCAGTAGGGGCGGGGATCGTCAACGCGGTGGCGGCGCTCACCTGGGACGTTCCGGCCGGCCCGGCGACCAGCCCCTTGAATGTGAACCGGATTCAACCACCCCTGCCGGCACCGCGCCCCGATCACGGGCCCATCAAGGCCGTGGCCGTGGGGATCGCGGGCTTCTCGGTGGCACTGGCACTGGCCGCCTTGACCGGCCAGGCATTGCGACGGCGCTGA
- a CDS encoding putative alpha/beta hydrolase yields MELHHISVELLIAEAGGDPWSIDASLQTGRPGVIADLAQAFYAGGRCTQDASAAFDQARRRFEAAWNGAPGDHPINASAEVHRVAMDLGRQSDQIPKIGVDLENVAAALAIAQRDSTTSINTLEGQLESIDQQLGRALSMEDDRTLTDADHSALDALISALEGGAIENTQSALHVLHKIRAEYERSLDHSLTTLRTEGYNPTAIQDAEGAVRGDTLGIPSPDTGPEGVNRWWKSLNQEQQDRAIADHPRELGNLNGIPVGIRGRANTAAMNADLHRVEDTATKQGVTVNAVATNPTDYGITPTELTRYTNAWRTRQGLTAAADEPGNHPDVFLLKYQPDAFGGEGGAAIALGNPDTAANTAFLVPGLGSNVRDGTLSEPDGRRLYAESERAEWNKKTAVVVWVGYDAPDVWYDPGLWHPNMARAGGQALAADVNGLRTTHVGAPTHMTVIGHSYGSTTVADAAAAYGMRADDVVLAGSPGTDLAHSAADFHLPTGGHVYVGTASADPVTWSPARVTGPGLLGPFLGGLGSDPAADGYGSTRFKAEIPVGSINPIDDHLHYFDDGSEALFSIADVVSGHGDGLRHDGMTAHHRGEYGMGDWVDPEAFRPATTGHRHRGPQD; encoded by the coding sequence ATGGAACTCCACCACATAAGCGTCGAGCTGCTGATCGCGGAGGCGGGCGGTGACCCGTGGTCCATCGATGCCAGCCTGCAGACGGGGCGGCCCGGCGTGATCGCCGACCTCGCCCAGGCTTTCTACGCCGGCGGCCGTTGCACCCAAGACGCCAGCGCCGCCTTCGACCAAGCACGGCGGCGATTCGAAGCGGCGTGGAACGGCGCGCCGGGTGATCACCCGATCAATGCCTCGGCCGAAGTACACCGAGTGGCAATGGATCTCGGTAGGCAATCCGATCAGATACCGAAGATCGGCGTCGACCTGGAGAACGTCGCTGCAGCCCTCGCTATCGCTCAACGCGACAGCACGACATCGATCAACACGTTGGAAGGCCAGCTGGAGAGCATCGACCAGCAACTGGGACGGGCGCTCAGCATGGAGGACGACCGCACCCTCACCGACGCTGACCACTCGGCGCTCGACGCCCTCATCTCCGCACTTGAAGGCGGTGCCATAGAAAACACACAATCCGCACTGCATGTGCTGCACAAGATTCGAGCTGAATACGAACGGTCCCTGGACCATTCACTGACCACCCTCCGTACTGAGGGCTACAACCCGACAGCCATTCAAGATGCCGAAGGGGCGGTCAGAGGAGACACACTCGGCATCCCATCACCCGACACCGGCCCTGAGGGTGTCAACCGGTGGTGGAAATCCCTCAACCAAGAACAACAAGACCGGGCGATCGCCGACCACCCACGAGAGCTCGGCAACCTCAACGGCATTCCAGTCGGCATCCGCGGCCGGGCCAACACCGCCGCTATGAACGCCGACCTTCACCGCGTCGAGGACACCGCCACCAAACAGGGCGTCACCGTCAACGCAGTCGCGACGAATCCGACCGACTACGGCATCACACCAACGGAACTCACCCGTTACACGAACGCCTGGCGTACGCGACAAGGATTGACAGCAGCCGCCGACGAGCCGGGCAATCATCCGGACGTCTTCCTGTTGAAGTATCAACCCGACGCGTTCGGCGGGGAGGGCGGCGCGGCCATCGCCCTGGGAAACCCCGATACCGCGGCCAACACCGCCTTCCTGGTGCCGGGCCTGGGATCCAACGTGCGCGATGGAACGCTGAGCGAGCCGGACGGCCGGCGCCTCTACGCCGAATCCGAACGGGCCGAATGGAATAAGAAGACCGCGGTCGTCGTGTGGGTCGGCTACGACGCCCCCGACGTCTGGTACGACCCGGGCCTCTGGCACCCGAACATGGCGCGCGCCGGCGGACAGGCGTTGGCCGCCGACGTCAACGGTCTCAGGACCACGCACGTCGGCGCGCCCACGCACATGACCGTCATCGGCCACTCCTACGGCTCTACCACTGTCGCCGACGCCGCGGCGGCATACGGGATGCGGGCCGACGACGTGGTCCTCGCCGGCTCCCCCGGCACCGACCTTGCACATTCGGCGGCCGACTTCCACCTGCCCACCGGTGGGCACGTCTATGTCGGCACCGCCTCGGCGGATCCGGTCACCTGGTCCCCCGCCCGCGTGACCGGTCCCGGTCTCCTCGGCCCGTTCCTCGGCGGGCTGGGAAGCGACCCCGCCGCCGACGGCTACGGTTCCACCCGCTTCAAGGCCGAAATCCCCGTCGGCTCAATCAATCCCATCGATGACCATCTGCACTACTTCGACGACGGGTCGGAGGCCTTGTTCAGCATCGCCGACGTCGTGTCCGGCCACGGCGATGGCCTTCGGCACGACGGGATGACCGCGCACCACCGCGGTGAGTACGGCATGGGCGACTGGGTGGACCCGGAAGCGTTCCGACCCGCCACCACCGGGCACCGCCACCGTGGCCCGCAGGACTAA
- a CDS encoding pullulanase: MDYCMAGDDGAAIWHGQPDLDLDGDGRFDAVALDFDGDGLRDDAMADLDGDGVVDHALLDLDNDGTPEASFLDDGTGTWAVAVDRSGQVRWVGLDGVEHTGGPLVDFDGQGHADDRLVDSDADGVADRVLCAGADGVTGYVDTDGDGHWNVKLTDADGDGLADGASAL; the protein is encoded by the coding sequence GTGGATTACTGCATGGCGGGTGACGACGGGGCGGCAATCTGGCACGGCCAACCGGATCTCGACCTGGACGGGGACGGGCGCTTCGACGCGGTCGCGCTGGATTTCGACGGGGACGGCCTGCGCGACGACGCGATGGCCGATCTCGACGGCGATGGGGTGGTCGATCACGCCTTGCTGGACCTCGACAACGACGGCACGCCCGAGGCGTCCTTTCTCGACGACGGAACGGGAACCTGGGCGGTGGCCGTCGATCGGAGCGGGCAGGTGCGGTGGGTCGGGCTCGACGGCGTCGAGCACACCGGCGGTCCGCTGGTGGACTTCGACGGGCAGGGCCATGCCGATGACCGGCTTGTGGACAGCGACGCCGACGGGGTGGCCGACCGGGTGCTGTGCGCCGGTGCGGACGGCGTGACCGGGTACGTCGACACCGACGGGGATGGGCACTGGAATGTGAAGTTGACCGACGCTGACGGTGACGGGCTGGCCGACGGGGCGAGCGCGCTGTAG